A window of Streptomyces armeniacus contains these coding sequences:
- the cydD gene encoding thiol reductant ABC exporter subunit CydD, giving the protein MKPVDPRLLRYARATRFFLLAGVALGLAGACLVIAQAMLIAEVVVGAFESGDTAADLRGPLLLLAAVALGRALVAWLTELAAHRAGAAVKSELRIRLLRHATALGPAWLGGRRSGELTALATRGIDALDDYFARYLPQLGLAVVVPVAVLARIVWSDWISALTIAVTLPLIPVFMILIGWATQHRMDRQWRLLARLSGHFLDVVAGLPTLKVFGRAKAQAENIRAITADYRRATLRTLRIAFLSAFALELLATISVALVAVGIGMRLVHGELDLYTGLVVLVLAPEAYLPLRQVGAQYHAAAEGLAAAEQVFSVLETPAERGAENSCAGRCVPDVRTAGLALDHVAVRHPGRARDALPETSLTVAPGETVALVGPSGAGKSTLLGAVLGFVRPAAGRVLVGGTDLAGLPLGGWHAQIAWVPQHPHLFAGTVADNVRLARPDATDADVRDALRAAGADGLAPDTALGERGAGLSAGQGQRVALARAFLADRPLLLLDEPTAALDGETEAQVVAAIRRLAAGRTVLLVAHRPALLAVADRVVALPDPDEAAPAPSRAPHGARGWGAAAAHGEAPGAVADAALPAGAEQARTGEPSADAPYAEEAGGASRTAHPLARVRRAGRPFTGRFALALLLGALALGSAVGLMATSGWLISRASQQPPVLYLMVAVTATRAFGIGRAVFRYAERLVSHDAVLRVLAGLRVTVYRRLERLAPVRLARARRGDLLSRLVSDVDALQDHFLRWLLPAATAAVVCTAAVAFTGALLPAAGAVLAVGLLAAGVGVPALTGAVSRRTERQLAPARGVLATRTVDLLTGTGELTVAGALPARTEGVRAADAALTRIASRSAARTALAAGLTALITGLTVAGAAWAGVRAVGDGRLDGVWLALVVLTPLAAFEAVAGLPLAVQHRQRTRRAAERLDDLLDEGAEAHEDGCGGGTDAPRGAPDAAPGAAPHVVLRGVTARYPGQRRPALAGFDLDLPPGRRVAVVGASGSGKSTLAQVMLRFLDPEAGGYTLDCADATGLDADAVRRAVGLCAQDAHLFDSSLRENLRLARPAATDGQLHAALAEARLDDWVRTLPYGLDTMVGEHGARLSGGQRQRLALARALLAGFPVLVLDEPAEHLDLRTADALTADLLAVTEGRTTVLITHRLYGLEAVDEIIVLDEGRTVERGTYAELAAADGAFQRLLDREAEASGLLAAGSGG; this is encoded by the coding sequence GTGAAACCCGTCGACCCCCGGCTGCTCCGGTACGCGCGCGCCACCCGGTTCTTCCTGCTGGCCGGCGTGGCGCTCGGGCTGGCCGGCGCGTGCCTGGTCATCGCGCAGGCGATGCTGATCGCCGAAGTCGTCGTCGGCGCCTTCGAGTCCGGCGACACGGCGGCGGACCTGCGCGGGCCGCTGCTCCTGCTGGCGGCCGTCGCGCTGGGCCGCGCGCTCGTCGCCTGGCTCACCGAACTCGCCGCGCACCGGGCCGGCGCCGCCGTCAAGTCCGAGCTGCGGATACGGCTGCTGCGGCACGCCACGGCCCTCGGCCCCGCCTGGCTGGGCGGCCGTCGCAGCGGCGAACTCACCGCCCTGGCCACGCGCGGCATCGACGCCCTCGACGACTACTTCGCCCGCTATCTGCCGCAACTCGGGCTGGCCGTCGTCGTACCGGTGGCGGTGCTCGCCCGCATCGTCTGGTCCGACTGGATCTCCGCGCTGACGATCGCGGTGACGCTGCCGCTGATCCCCGTGTTCATGATCCTCATCGGCTGGGCCACCCAGCACCGCATGGACCGCCAGTGGCGGCTGCTGGCCCGGCTGTCCGGGCACTTCCTCGACGTCGTCGCGGGGCTGCCCACGCTGAAGGTCTTCGGGCGGGCGAAGGCGCAGGCCGAGAACATCCGCGCCATCACCGCCGACTACCGGCGCGCGACCCTGCGCACCCTGCGGATCGCGTTCCTGTCCGCTTTCGCCTTGGAGCTGCTGGCCACGATCTCCGTCGCGCTGGTCGCCGTCGGCATCGGCATGCGGCTCGTACACGGCGAACTCGACCTGTACACGGGCCTGGTGGTGCTCGTCCTTGCCCCGGAGGCGTACCTTCCGCTGCGCCAGGTCGGCGCGCAGTACCACGCGGCGGCGGAGGGGCTGGCGGCGGCGGAGCAGGTGTTCAGCGTGCTGGAGACGCCGGCGGAGCGCGGCGCGGAGAACTCGTGCGCCGGGCGGTGCGTGCCCGACGTCCGTACGGCCGGACTGGCGCTCGACCACGTCGCCGTACGCCACCCGGGCCGCGCGCGCGACGCGCTGCCCGAGACCAGCCTGACCGTCGCTCCCGGCGAGACCGTCGCCCTCGTCGGGCCGTCCGGCGCGGGCAAGTCCACGCTGCTGGGCGCGGTGCTGGGGTTCGTACGGCCGGCCGCGGGGCGGGTGCTCGTCGGCGGTACGGATCTGGCCGGACTGCCCCTGGGCGGCTGGCACGCGCAGATCGCCTGGGTGCCGCAGCACCCGCACCTCTTCGCCGGGACGGTGGCCGACAACGTACGCCTCGCCCGCCCCGACGCGACCGACGCGGACGTACGGGACGCGCTGCGCGCGGCGGGCGCCGACGGCCTCGCGCCGGACACCGCCCTCGGCGAGCGCGGCGCGGGCCTGTCCGCGGGCCAGGGCCAACGGGTCGCGCTGGCACGCGCGTTCCTTGCCGACCGGCCGCTGCTGCTGCTCGACGAGCCGACGGCCGCGCTCGACGGCGAGACGGAGGCGCAGGTCGTGGCCGCCATCCGGCGCCTCGCGGCCGGACGTACGGTCCTGCTGGTCGCGCACCGGCCCGCGCTGCTCGCCGTCGCCGACCGCGTCGTCGCGCTGCCGGACCCGGACGAGGCCGCCCCCGCGCCCTCCCGTGCGCCGCACGGCGCGCGCGGCTGGGGCGCGGCGGCCGCGCACGGGGAGGCGCCGGGCGCGGTGGCCGACGCGGCCCTCCCGGCGGGTGCCGAACAGGCACGGACCGGCGAGCCGTCGGCGGACGCGCCCTACGCGGAGGAGGCGGGCGGCGCGTCCCGTACGGCGCACCCGCTGGCGCGCGTACGGCGTGCGGGCCGGCCGTTCACCGGCCGTTTCGCGCTCGCGCTGCTGCTGGGGGCGCTGGCGCTGGGCAGCGCCGTCGGGCTGATGGCCACCTCCGGCTGGCTGATCTCGCGCGCCTCCCAACAGCCGCCGGTGCTCTATCTGATGGTCGCGGTGACGGCGACGCGCGCGTTCGGGATCGGGCGGGCGGTGTTCCGCTACGCGGAGCGGCTCGTGTCGCACGACGCCGTGCTCCGGGTCCTCGCGGGGCTCCGCGTCACCGTGTACCGGCGGCTCGAACGCCTCGCGCCCGTACGGCTCGCCCGCGCCCGGCGCGGTGACCTGCTGTCCCGTCTCGTCTCGGACGTCGACGCGCTCCAGGACCACTTCCTGCGCTGGCTGCTCCCCGCCGCCACGGCCGCGGTCGTCTGCACCGCCGCCGTCGCGTTCACCGGCGCGCTGCTGCCCGCGGCGGGCGCGGTGCTCGCGGTGGGCCTGCTGGCCGCCGGGGTCGGCGTACCGGCGCTCACGGGCGCCGTATCGCGGCGCACCGAACGTCAGTTGGCGCCGGCGCGCGGCGTGCTGGCCACCCGTACGGTCGACCTGCTCACCGGCACCGGCGAGCTCACGGTCGCGGGCGCGCTCCCCGCCCGTACGGAGGGCGTACGGGCGGCCGACGCGGCGCTCACCCGTATCGCCTCGCGCAGCGCGGCCCGTACGGCACTGGCCGCCGGGCTGACGGCGCTGATCACCGGGCTCACGGTGGCGGGCGCGGCCTGGGCGGGCGTACGGGCCGTGGGCGATGGGCGGCTGGACGGGGTGTGGCTGGCGCTGGTGGTGCTCACGCCGCTGGCGGCGTTCGAGGCAGTGGCCGGGCTGCCGCTCGCGGTACAGCACCGGCAGCGCACGCGCCGCGCCGCGGAGCGCCTCGACGACCTGCTGGACGAGGGCGCGGAGGCCCACGAGGACGGCTGTGGGGGCGGCACCGACGCCCCGCGCGGCGCGCCGGACGCGGCACCGGGCGCGGCGCCGCACGTCGTACTGCGCGGGGTCACCGCGCGCTATCCGGGGCAGCGGCGGCCGGCGCTCGCCGGCTTCGACCTGGACCTCCCGCCCGGCCGCCGCGTCGCCGTCGTCGGCGCCTCCGGGTCGGGCAAGTCCACGCTGGCGCAGGTCATGCTGCGCTTCCTGGACCCCGAGGCGGGCGGCTACACGCTGGATTGCGCCGACGCGACCGGGCTCGACGCGGACGCCGTACGCCGCGCGGTCGGGCTCTGCGCGCAGGACGCGCACCTCTTCGACAGCTCCCTCCGCGAGAACCTGCGGCTCGCCCGCCCCGCCGCCACCGACGGGCAGCTGCACGCGGCGCTCGCCGAGGCGCGGCTCGACGACTGGGTGCGGACCCTCCCGTACGGCCTGGACACCATGGTCGGCGAGCACGGCGCCCGCCTCTCCGGCGGCCAGCGGCAGCGCCTCGCGCTGGCACGCGCGCTCCTCGCGGGCTTCCCCGTACTGGTGCTGGACGAGCCCGCCGAGCACCTCGACCTGCGTACCGCCGACGCGCTGACCGCCGACCTGCTGGCGGTGACGGAGGGCCGTACGACGGTGCTGATCACCCACCGCCTGTACGGGCTCGAAGCCGTCGACGAGATCATCGTGCTGGACGAGGGCCGTACGGTCGAGCGCGGCACGTACGCGGAACTGGCCGCCGCGGACGGCGCTTTCCAGCGGCTGCTGGACCGCGAGGCGGAGGCGTCGGGGCTGCTCGCGGCGGGGAGCGGGGGGTGA
- the cydB gene encoding cytochrome d ubiquinol oxidase subunit II: protein MELHDVWFVLIAVLWTGYFFLEGFDFGVGVLTRLLARDRRERRVLINTIGPVWDGNEVWLLSAGGATFAAFPDWYATLFSGFYLPLLLILVCLIVRGVAFEYRAKRPEESWQRNWEHAIFWCSLLPAFLWGVAFGNIVHGVEIGRDKEYAGSLLDLLSPYALLGGLVTLSLFTFHGAVFTALKTVGDIRVRARRLATVLGCVALALALGFLGWTQADRGDSGSLATAAVAALALAAAVAANVRGREGWSFAFSGLTVVAVTATLFLTLFPDVMPSTLNPDWSLTVSNASSSPYTLKIMTWCAGIAAPVVVLYQGWTYWVFRKRIGTQHIAESH, encoded by the coding sequence ATGGAACTGCACGATGTCTGGTTCGTCCTCATCGCCGTCCTCTGGACCGGCTACTTCTTCCTGGAAGGCTTCGACTTCGGGGTCGGCGTCCTCACCAGGCTGCTCGCCCGCGACCGCCGTGAGCGGCGCGTCCTGATCAACACCATCGGCCCGGTCTGGGACGGCAACGAGGTGTGGCTGCTCAGCGCGGGCGGCGCCACGTTCGCGGCGTTCCCCGACTGGTACGCCACCCTCTTCTCCGGCTTCTACCTGCCGCTGCTGCTCATCCTGGTCTGCCTCATCGTGCGCGGTGTCGCCTTCGAGTACCGCGCGAAGCGCCCCGAGGAGAGCTGGCAGCGCAACTGGGAGCACGCCATCTTCTGGTGCTCGCTGCTGCCCGCGTTCCTGTGGGGCGTGGCGTTCGGGAACATCGTGCACGGGGTGGAGATCGGCCGGGACAAGGAGTACGCGGGCAGCCTGCTGGACCTGCTCAGCCCGTACGCGCTGCTCGGCGGTCTGGTGACGCTCAGCCTCTTCACGTTCCACGGCGCCGTGTTCACCGCGCTGAAGACCGTGGGGGACATCCGCGTACGGGCGCGCCGGCTGGCCACCGTGCTCGGCTGCGTCGCCCTGGCACTCGCGCTCGGGTTCCTCGGCTGGACGCAGGCGGACCGTGGCGACTCCGGCAGCCTCGCCACGGCGGCCGTCGCCGCGCTCGCCCTGGCCGCGGCCGTCGCGGCGAACGTACGGGGGCGTGAGGGCTGGTCGTTCGCGTTCTCCGGGCTGACGGTGGTGGCGGTCACGGCGACGCTGTTCCTGACGCTGTTCCCGGACGTCATGCCGTCCACGCTGAACCCCGACTGGAGCCTGACGGTCAGCAACGCCTCGTCGAGCCCGTACACGTTGAAGATCATGACGTGGTGCGCCGGGATCGCCGCTCCCGTGGTGGTGCTCTACCAGGGCTGGACGTACTGGGTGTTCCGCAAGCGCATAGGTACCCAGCACATCGCCGAGAGTCACTGA
- a CDS encoding cytochrome ubiquinol oxidase subunit I, whose product MDHLALAPETLARWQFGITTVYHFLFVPLTISLAALTAVLETAWVRTGKDTYLRATKFWGKLFLINIAMGVVTGIVQEFQFGMNWSDYSRFVGDVFGAPLAFEALIAFFFESTFIGLWIFGWDKLPKRIHLACIWTVSVGTVLSAYFILAANSWMQHPVGYRIDKASGRAELTDFWAVLTQDTTLVVVFHTLTAAFVAGGAFMVGISAYHLLRRKHVAVMRTSLRLGLVTLVAAGALTAVSGDQLSKVMFKQQPMKMAAAEALWDSESPAPFSIFAYGDVEKGHNTVAVQVPGLLSFLADGNFDSEVPGINDVNEAEQRAYGPGDYRPNIPVAYWGFRWMIGFGMTSVALGAAGLWLTRRKLWLADRLRTGADEVPRLALTKHRELGPTLTTWYWRVSFLTLTFPLIASSWGWIFTEMGRQPWVVYGVLRTRDAVSPGVTQAEVIISMSVFTLLYAVLAVIEVRLLAKYVKAGPPELTDADRNPPTRIGGPPGSGTDADADAEADDADRPMAFSY is encoded by the coding sequence GTGGACCACCTCGCTCTGGCGCCGGAGACCCTGGCGCGATGGCAGTTCGGCATCACCACCGTCTACCACTTCCTCTTCGTCCCCCTGACGATCTCGCTGGCGGCCCTCACCGCCGTGCTGGAGACCGCGTGGGTGCGCACGGGCAAGGACACGTACCTGCGTGCCACCAAGTTCTGGGGCAAGCTGTTCCTGATCAACATCGCGATGGGCGTCGTCACGGGCATCGTGCAGGAGTTCCAGTTCGGGATGAACTGGTCGGACTACTCCCGCTTCGTCGGTGACGTCTTCGGCGCACCGCTCGCGTTCGAGGCGCTGATCGCGTTCTTCTTCGAGTCCACGTTCATCGGTCTGTGGATCTTCGGCTGGGACAAGCTGCCGAAGAGGATCCACCTGGCGTGCATATGGACGGTCTCCGTCGGCACCGTGCTGTCCGCGTACTTCATCCTGGCCGCCAACTCCTGGATGCAGCACCCCGTCGGCTACCGCATCGACAAGGCGTCCGGCCGGGCCGAGCTCACCGACTTCTGGGCGGTGCTCACCCAGGACACCACCCTCGTCGTGGTCTTCCACACCCTCACCGCCGCCTTCGTCGCGGGCGGCGCGTTCATGGTGGGGATCTCCGCGTACCACCTGCTGCGCAGGAAGCACGTCGCCGTGATGCGGACCTCGCTCCGGCTCGGGCTGGTCACCCTGGTCGCCGCCGGGGCGCTCACCGCCGTGAGCGGTGACCAGCTGTCGAAGGTGATGTTCAAGCAGCAGCCGATGAAGATGGCGGCGGCCGAGGCGCTGTGGGACTCGGAGTCCCCGGCGCCGTTCTCGATCTTCGCGTACGGCGATGTGGAGAAGGGCCACAACACCGTCGCCGTCCAGGTGCCCGGCCTGCTCTCGTTCCTCGCCGACGGCAACTTCGACTCCGAGGTCCCCGGCATCAACGACGTCAACGAGGCCGAGCAGCGCGCGTACGGGCCCGGCGACTACCGCCCCAACATCCCCGTCGCGTACTGGGGTTTCCGCTGGATGATCGGCTTCGGCATGACCTCCGTCGCCCTCGGCGCCGCCGGGCTGTGGCTGACCCGCAGGAAGCTGTGGCTCGCCGACCGGCTCCGTACGGGCGCGGACGAGGTGCCGCGGCTCGCGCTCACCAAGCACCGGGAGCTGGGGCCGACGCTCACGACCTGGTACTGGCGGGTGTCGTTCCTCACCCTCACCTTCCCGCTGATCGCCAGCTCGTGGGGCTGGATCTTCACGGAGATGGGCCGTCAGCCGTGGGTCGTGTACGGGGTGCTGCGCACGCGGGACGCCGTCTCGCCGGGGGTGACGCAGGCGGAGGTGATCATCTCGATGTCCGTGTTCACGCTGCTGTACGCGGTGCTGGCCGTGATCGAGGTGCGGCTGCTCGCGAAGTACGTCAAGGCCGGGCCGCCCGAGCTGACCGACGCGGACCGGAACCCGCCCACCCGTATCGGCGGACCGCCCGGCTCCGGCACGGACGCGGACGCGGACGCGGAGGCGGACGACGCCGACCGCCCGATGGCCTTCTCCTACTGA
- a CDS encoding metallophosphoesterase, which produces MTQGAGQGPDVWHEGASADPLRARNTPPAPPPAQPPVQPTGPVQPAAHPAVRPPAPVTPPVPPPPARPGTGVPGTGPVPGPGTAPGPPGVAEPAPDPDGYTPTERDLPVIGSRAPLGERTLVDTPAPEPAPTPGAQGEGPLYVVGDVHGYLDELRAALLGAGLIDADDHWQAGNARLWFLGDFTDRGPDGIGVIELVMNLSAEAAAAGGYCKALMGNHELLLIGAKRFGETPVNSGAGTASFQAAWLLNGGQRTDMERLQDHHIQWMSRLDAMAVADGHLLLHSDATCYLDYGDTIESVNDAITVALQRNDAEETWDLFRKFTKRFAFREEGSGATAARRLLDTFGGERIVHGHSPIPYLLGEVGSEDDDSAPNVTGPHVYADGLAVAMDGGVTMAGKLLVTQLPLAERPVGGQM; this is translated from the coding sequence ATGACTCAGGGGGCCGGTCAGGGACCCGACGTGTGGCACGAAGGGGCGAGTGCCGACCCGCTCCGGGCGCGCAACACCCCGCCCGCGCCGCCGCCCGCACAACCTCCCGTACAGCCGACGGGCCCCGTGCAGCCCGCGGCGCACCCGGCCGTGCGGCCGCCCGCGCCCGTAACCCCGCCCGTTCCGCCGCCGCCTGCCCGTCCGGGCACCGGCGTGCCCGGCACCGGCCCCGTGCCCGGCCCGGGTACCGCGCCCGGTCCGCCCGGGGTGGCCGAGCCGGCCCCGGACCCGGACGGGTACACGCCGACGGAGCGCGATCTGCCGGTGATCGGCAGCCGCGCGCCCCTGGGGGAGCGCACGCTCGTGGACACGCCGGCGCCCGAACCGGCGCCCACGCCGGGGGCGCAGGGCGAGGGCCCGCTGTACGTCGTCGGTGACGTGCACGGCTATCTGGACGAGCTGCGTGCCGCGCTGCTCGGCGCCGGGCTGATCGACGCGGACGACCACTGGCAGGCTGGCAACGCGCGGCTGTGGTTCCTCGGTGACTTCACCGACCGGGGCCCGGACGGCATCGGCGTCATCGAGCTGGTGATGAACCTGTCCGCCGAGGCCGCGGCGGCCGGCGGCTACTGCAAGGCCCTGATGGGCAATCACGAGCTGCTGCTCATCGGCGCGAAGCGGTTCGGCGAGACGCCGGTCAACTCCGGCGCGGGCACGGCCTCCTTCCAGGCCGCGTGGCTGCTCAACGGCGGCCAGCGCACCGACATGGAGCGGCTGCAGGACCACCACATCCAGTGGATGTCGCGGCTGGACGCCATGGCGGTCGCCGACGGGCATCTGCTGCTGCACTCGGACGCGACCTGCTATCTCGACTACGGCGACACGATCGAGTCGGTCAACGACGCCATCACCGTGGCCCTCCAGCGGAACGACGCGGAGGAGACCTGGGACCTGTTCCGCAAGTTCACCAAGCGGTTCGCGTTCCGCGAGGAGGGCTCCGGGGCGACCGCCGCGCGCCGGCTCCTGGACACGTTCGGCGGCGAGCGGATCGTGCACGGCCACAGCCCGATCCCGTATCTGCTGGGCGAGGTGGGCAGCGAGGACGACGACAGCGCGCCGAACGTCACCGGGCCGCACGTGTACGCCGACGGGCTCGCGGTCGCGATGGACGGCGGAGTGACCATGGCCGGAAAGCTACTGGTCACCCAACTCCCCCTGGCTGAAAGGCCAGTCGGCGGGCAGATGTAG
- the hisC gene encoding histidinol-phosphate transaminase: MSENIPKLRAALDGMPSYKPGKRNTGDGPTAYKLSSNENPFPPLPGVLESVTGAAGSFNRYPDMACAALLNELADRFEVPVEHVATGTGSVGVAQQLLQATAGPGDEVVYAWRSFEAYPIITQISGATSVRVPLTEGEEHDLDAMADAVTDRTRLVFVCNPNNPTGVAIPGADLERFLDRVPRDVLVVLDEAYREFVRDDRVVDGLRLYRDRPNVCVLRTFSKAYGLAGLRVGFAVAHEPVAAALRKTAVPFGVSQLAQDAAVASLRSEDALLQRVDALVAERTRVFRRLRDQGWTVPETQANFVWLRLGDRTTDFAAACEQAGVIIRPFAGEGVRVTVGEPEANDIFLQTAETFRKSL, translated from the coding sequence ATGTCCGAGAACATTCCGAAGCTCCGCGCCGCGCTGGACGGCATGCCCTCCTACAAGCCCGGCAAGCGGAACACCGGTGACGGCCCCACCGCGTACAAGCTGTCCTCCAACGAGAACCCCTTCCCGCCGCTGCCCGGCGTCCTCGAGTCCGTGACCGGCGCCGCCGGCTCCTTCAACCGCTACCCCGACATGGCTTGCGCCGCCCTGCTCAACGAGCTGGCCGACCGTTTCGAGGTGCCCGTCGAACACGTGGCCACCGGCACTGGATCGGTCGGTGTGGCACAGCAGTTGCTGCAGGCCACGGCGGGCCCGGGAGACGAGGTGGTGTACGCGTGGCGGTCCTTCGAGGCGTACCCGATCATCACCCAGATCTCCGGCGCCACCTCCGTACGGGTGCCGCTGACCGAGGGCGAGGAGCACGACCTGGACGCCATGGCGGACGCGGTCACCGACCGCACCCGCCTCGTCTTCGTCTGCAACCCCAACAACCCCACCGGCGTCGCCATCCCCGGCGCCGACCTGGAACGCTTCCTCGACCGCGTCCCCCGCGACGTCCTCGTCGTCCTCGACGAGGCGTACCGCGAGTTCGTGCGGGACGACCGCGTCGTCGACGGCCTCCGGCTCTACCGCGACCGCCCCAACGTGTGCGTGCTGCGCACCTTCTCCAAGGCGTACGGGCTCGCCGGGCTGCGCGTCGGCTTCGCCGTCGCGCACGAGCCGGTCGCGGCGGCCCTGCGCAAGACGGCCGTGCCGTTCGGCGTCAGCCAGCTCGCCCAGGACGCGGCCGTCGCCTCGCTGCGCAGCGAGGACGCCCTGCTGCAACGCGTCGACGCGCTCGTCGCCGAGCGCACCCGCGTCTTCCGCCGGCTCCGCGACCAGGGCTGGACGGTGCCGGAAACCCAGGCCAACTTCGTCTGGCTGCGCCTCGGCGACCGCACGACGGACTTCGCGGCGGCCTGCGAACAGGCCGGCGTGATCATCCGCCCCTTCGCGGGCGAGGGTGTCCGCGTCACGGTCGGTGAGCCGGAGGCCAACGACATCTTCCTGCAGACGGCTGAAACCTTCCGTAAATCGCTGTAG
- a CDS encoding LacI family DNA-binding transcriptional regulator: MTAAEKHQVSRTAANPPAGSRLNGRAGIRDVAAAAGVSITTVSDALNGKGRLPDATRSHVRAVAERLGYRPSAAARTLRTGKSGLIGLTVTTYGEEPFTFTEFAYFAEMARAATSAALARGYALVILPATSRHSAFDIWSNVALDGTVVIDPSDHDPVVTELVRSGIPVVSDGRPAGSLPVTAWVDNDHEAAVRGLLDHLAESGARRIGLLTGTSTDTYTRLSTSAYLDWCERVGQDPVVEAYPAHDPCAGAVAADRLLARPDRPDAVYGLFDPNGTDLLAAARRYGMRVPDDLLLVCCSESTVYASTEPPITTLSLKPGRIGNTVIQLLIDAIEGTGSGRPVEQVMPTDLIVRTSSQRRPVRTTVSAPRPLPPE; the protein is encoded by the coding sequence ATGACAGCAGCAGAGAAGCATCAGGTGAGCCGGACAGCCGCCAACCCCCCGGCGGGGAGTCGGCTGAACGGGCGAGCGGGCATCCGTGACGTTGCCGCCGCCGCCGGTGTCTCCATCACGACTGTCTCCGACGCGCTCAACGGCAAAGGGCGGCTGCCCGACGCCACGCGCAGTCATGTCCGCGCGGTGGCCGAGCGGCTGGGATACCGGCCGTCCGCCGCCGCGCGCACGCTGCGCACAGGCAAGTCCGGACTCATCGGGCTCACGGTCACCACGTACGGCGAAGAACCGTTCACCTTCACGGAGTTCGCCTATTTCGCCGAGATGGCGCGCGCCGCCACCTCGGCCGCGCTCGCGCGCGGGTACGCGCTGGTCATCCTGCCCGCGACCTCGCGGCACAGCGCTTTCGACATCTGGTCGAACGTGGCCCTTGACGGCACCGTCGTCATCGACCCGTCCGACCACGACCCGGTCGTGACCGAGCTCGTGCGCTCCGGCATCCCCGTGGTCTCGGACGGGCGGCCGGCGGGTTCGCTGCCGGTGACGGCCTGGGTGGACAACGACCACGAGGCGGCCGTGCGGGGACTCCTCGACCATCTCGCGGAGTCCGGCGCCCGCCGTATCGGGCTGCTGACCGGGACCAGTACGGACACGTACACACGGTTGTCCACCAGCGCGTATCTGGACTGGTGCGAGCGGGTCGGGCAGGACCCGGTGGTCGAGGCGTATCCGGCACACGACCCGTGTGCGGGCGCCGTGGCCGCCGACCGGCTGCTGGCGCGCCCGGACCGGCCGGACGCGGTGTACGGGCTGTTCGACCCGAACGGCACCGACCTGCTCGCCGCCGCCCGCCGGTACGGCATGCGGGTGCCGGACGATCTGCTGCTCGTCTGCTGCAGCGAGTCGACGGTGTACGCGAGCACGGAACCGCCGATCACCACGCTGTCCCTGAAGCCGGGGCGGATCGGGAACACGGTGATCCAGCTGCTGATCGACGCCATCGAGGGGACCGGCAGCGGCCGGCCCGTCGAGCAGGTGATGCCGACGGACCTGATCGTGCGGACGAGTTCGCAGCGGCGGCCCGTACGGACCACGGTCAGTGCGCCGCGTCCGCTGCCGCCCGAGTAG